One window of the Populus nigra chromosome 4, ddPopNigr1.1, whole genome shotgun sequence genome contains the following:
- the LOC133692163 gene encoding serine/threonine-protein kinase MHK isoform X2, with product MERYEILKEIGDGTCGCVFKAVNIETCEIVAVKKMKRKFYFWEDCMNLREVKALHKLNHPNIVKLKEVVRENNELFFIFEYMECNLYQLMREKQRSFSEEEIRNFMSQVLQGLAHMHRNGYFHRDLKPENVLVTKDVLKIADFGLAREVSSAPPYTEYVSTRWYRAPEVLLQSSTYTPAIDMWAVGAIIAELFTLSPIFPGESEIDQLYKICCVLGTPELTAFPKATNVSQLMNLSCAEMLPANLSDIIPNASLEAIDLIMQLCSWDPLKRPTADQSLQHPFFHVGMWVPYPLRDPLELKLNNKGPKPNLELNLWDFGAEPDDCFLGLTLAVKPSVSNLEAVRNVPQGMREDFVFCSDLKGRQEQSVFWSLLSPDQNGIHPPVESSLSLSFSSIQHPSVGVPQSSGFTITSLQPNFLDCPLLAMSSPLQQGHYL from the exons ATGGAAAG GTATGAAATTTTGAAAGAGATTGGTGATGGTACTTGTGGTTGTGTATTTAAGGCCGTCAATATTGAAACATGTGAAATT GTTGCTgtgaagaaaatgaagagaaaGTTCTATTTCTGGGAAGACTGCATGAATTTACGAGAAGTAAAG GCCCTCCATAAATTGAATCATCCCAATATTGTAAAGTTGAAAGAAGTTGTCAGGGAAAacaatgaattatttttcatttttgaatacATG GAATGCAATCTGTACCAATTAATGAGAGAGAAGCAGAGATCGTTTTCAGAGGAAGAGATACGGAACTTTATGTCTCAGGTGCTTCAAGGACTTGCTCACATGCATAGAAACGGATATTTTCATCGGGATTTGAAACCTG AGAATGTGCTTGTGACAAAGGATGTTCTTAAAATTGCCGACTTTGGACTGGCTAGAGAAGTTTCGTCAGCACCCCCTTACACTGAATATGTTTCCACACGGTG GTACCGAGCTCCAGAGGTTTTGTTGCAGTCCTCAACATATACTCCTGCAATTG ATATGTGGGCAGTTGGTGCAATAATAGCTGAGCTTTTCACTCTGTCCCCAATTTTCCCTGGTGAAAG TGAAATAGATCAGTTGTACAAGATATGCTGTGTTCTTGGTACCCCAGAGTTGACTGCATTCCCTAAAGCTACAAATGTCTCTCAACTGATGAACCTTAGTTGTGCAGAG ATGTTACCTGCCAACCTATCTGATATCATTCCCAATGCTAGCTTGGAAgctattgatttgattatg CAATTGTGCTCGTGGGATCCATTAAAGAGGCCAACTGCTGATCAGTCACTGCAACATCCATTTTTCCAT GTGGGTATGTGGGTTCCTTATCCACTTCGAGATCCTCTTGAGCTGAAGCTAAATAACAAGG GACCAAAGCCAAATCTTGAGTTAAATCTATGGGATTTTGGTGCTGAACCTGATGACTGTTTTCTTGGATTGACACTCGCTGTAAAGCCCAGTGTTTCAAACTTGG AGGCAGTCCGGAATGTTCCTCAAGGCATGCGGGAG GATTTTGTGTTTTGCTCTGATTTAAAAGGTCGCCAAGAACAGTCAG TTTTTTGGTCGCTACTATCTCCTGATCAAAATGGAATCCACCCTCCAGTTGAATCATCGCTATCATTATCATTTAG TTCGATTCAGCATCCATCGGTTGGAGTTCCACAATCATCTGGGTTCACAATTACATCACTACAGCCTAACTTCTTAGATTGTCCATTATTGGCCATGTCCTCCCCACTTCAACAAGGTCATTACCTGTGA
- the LOC133692163 gene encoding serine/threonine-protein kinase MHK isoform X1, whose amino-acid sequence MERYEILKEIGDGTCGCVFKAVNIETCEIVAVKKMKRKFYFWEDCMNLREVKALHKLNHPNIVKLKEVVRENNELFFIFEYMECNLYQLMREKQRSFSEEEIRNFMSQVLQGLAHMHRNGYFHRDLKPENVLVTKDVLKIADFGLAREVSSAPPYTEYVSTRWYRAPEVLLQSSTYTPAIDMWAVGAIIAELFTLSPIFPGESEIDQLYKICCVLGTPELTAFPKATNVSQLMNLSCAEMLPANLSDIIPNASLEAIDLIMQLCSWDPLKRPTADQSLQHPFFHVGMWVPYPLRDPLELKLNNKGPKPNLELNLWDFGAEPDDCFLGLTLAVKPSVSNLGDLFHAEAVRNVPQGMREDFVFCSDLKGRQEQSVFWSLLSPDQNGIHPPVESSLSLSFSSIQHPSVGVPQSSGFTITSLQPNFLDCPLLAMSSPLQQGHYL is encoded by the exons ATGGAAAG GTATGAAATTTTGAAAGAGATTGGTGATGGTACTTGTGGTTGTGTATTTAAGGCCGTCAATATTGAAACATGTGAAATT GTTGCTgtgaagaaaatgaagagaaaGTTCTATTTCTGGGAAGACTGCATGAATTTACGAGAAGTAAAG GCCCTCCATAAATTGAATCATCCCAATATTGTAAAGTTGAAAGAAGTTGTCAGGGAAAacaatgaattatttttcatttttgaatacATG GAATGCAATCTGTACCAATTAATGAGAGAGAAGCAGAGATCGTTTTCAGAGGAAGAGATACGGAACTTTATGTCTCAGGTGCTTCAAGGACTTGCTCACATGCATAGAAACGGATATTTTCATCGGGATTTGAAACCTG AGAATGTGCTTGTGACAAAGGATGTTCTTAAAATTGCCGACTTTGGACTGGCTAGAGAAGTTTCGTCAGCACCCCCTTACACTGAATATGTTTCCACACGGTG GTACCGAGCTCCAGAGGTTTTGTTGCAGTCCTCAACATATACTCCTGCAATTG ATATGTGGGCAGTTGGTGCAATAATAGCTGAGCTTTTCACTCTGTCCCCAATTTTCCCTGGTGAAAG TGAAATAGATCAGTTGTACAAGATATGCTGTGTTCTTGGTACCCCAGAGTTGACTGCATTCCCTAAAGCTACAAATGTCTCTCAACTGATGAACCTTAGTTGTGCAGAG ATGTTACCTGCCAACCTATCTGATATCATTCCCAATGCTAGCTTGGAAgctattgatttgattatg CAATTGTGCTCGTGGGATCCATTAAAGAGGCCAACTGCTGATCAGTCACTGCAACATCCATTTTTCCAT GTGGGTATGTGGGTTCCTTATCCACTTCGAGATCCTCTTGAGCTGAAGCTAAATAACAAGG GACCAAAGCCAAATCTTGAGTTAAATCTATGGGATTTTGGTGCTGAACCTGATGACTGTTTTCTTGGATTGACACTCGCTGTAAAGCCCAGTGTTTCAAACTTGG GAGACTTATTTCATGCAGAGGCAGTCCGGAATGTTCCTCAAGGCATGCGGGAG GATTTTGTGTTTTGCTCTGATTTAAAAGGTCGCCAAGAACAGTCAG TTTTTTGGTCGCTACTATCTCCTGATCAAAATGGAATCCACCCTCCAGTTGAATCATCGCTATCATTATCATTTAG TTCGATTCAGCATCCATCGGTTGGAGTTCCACAATCATCTGGGTTCACAATTACATCACTACAGCCTAACTTCTTAGATTGTCCATTATTGGCCATGTCCTCCCCACTTCAACAAGGTCATTACCTGTGA
- the LOC133692320 gene encoding UV-B-induced protein At3g17800, chloroplastic: MDYSLYTTSNKTLSLRFLPSAVKSRKLPSISSPSWTFRSSTAFLNGKVERKPRRGAAVIVVARAGSSSHCEPSSSSSSSLNTPLELRSAAGKFLSGVFQNQKQLFHVAVADELKLLADDRDSALSRMVRSSGSDEASLHRRIAELKEHECQVAVEDVMYMLVLYKFSEIRVPLVPKLSRCIYNGRLEIRPSKDWELESIHSFEVLEMVREHVSTVIGLKVNSSVADSWATTEVQRCRLGRVYAASILYGYFLKSASLRHHLEWCLVLPHQDIHLGHRTTLQFPESLPSYGLTNLVFGHISNKQSTSQGTRLNRPKSENEKLKCYLMGFDSETLQRCAKLKSKEAVNLIEKHSCALFGDEKTGVLENDEVILTSFSSLKRLVLEAVAFGCFLWDTEEYVNSVYKLKDN, from the exons ATGGACTACAGCCTCTACACCACCAGCAACAAGACCCTCTCTCTACGATTTTTACCGTCAGCGGTAAAATCCCGAAAGTTACCCTCAATTTCGTCTCCCAGTTGGACGTTCAGGTCATCGACTGCTTTCCTTAACGGGAAAGTAGAACGAAAACCGAGAAGGGGTGCTGCGGTTATTGTGGTTGCAAGAGCGGGGTCGTCGAGCCACTGCGAGCCTAGCAGTAGTAGTAGCAGCAGCTTGAACACCCCGCTGGAACTGAGGTCTGCGGCTGGGAAGTTTTTGAGCGGCGTGTTTCAGAATCAGAAACAACTTTTTCATGTTGCTGTGGCTGATGAGTTGAAGTTGTTGGCCGATGACAGAGATAGTGCTTTGAGTCGCATGGTTCGTAGCTCTGGCTCCGATGAAGCTTCTCTTCACAG GAGGATTGCTGAGCTGAAGGAGCATGAGTGTCAAGTTGCCGTTGAAGATGTCATGTATATGTTAGTTCTTTACAAGTTTTCTGAGATCAGAGTCCCTTTGGTTCCAAAGCTCTCTAGGTGCATCTACAATGGCAGGCTAGAGATACGACCTTCAAAGGACTGGGAGCTAGAGTCCATCCATAGCTTTGAGGTCTTAGAGATGGTTAGGGAACACGTCTCTACAGTTATTGGCTTGAAAGTAAATTCTAGTGTGGCAGACAGTTGGGCAACAACTGAGGTCCAAAGGTGCCGGCTTGGTAGAGTGTATGCAGCCTCGATTTTATACGGTTATTTCCTCAAGTCTGCCTCCTTAAGGCATCATTTGGAATGGTGTCTGGTTCTGCCCCACCAAGATATTCATCTTGGTCATAGGACCACCCTTCAGTTTCCAGAATCACTGCCTTCTTATGGATTAACAAATCTTGTTTTTGGTCACATAAGCAACAAGCAATCGACGTCACAGGGAACAAGGTTAAACAGGCCGAAatcagaaaatgaaaaattgaagtGCTACCTGATGGGGTTTGATTCCGAGACACTGCAAAGATGTGCAAAACTGAAATCTAAGGAGGCTGTGAATTTGATTGAGAAGCACAGCTGTGCACTGTTTGGAGATGAGAAGACCGGCGTGCTTGAGAATGATGAGGTGATCTTGACCTCGTTTTCGAGCTTGAAGAGATTGGTTTTGGAGGCAGTTGCTTTTGGTTGTTTTCTTTGGGACACAGAAGAATATGTCAACTCTGTATATAAGCTTAAAGACAACTAA
- the LOC133690849 gene encoding probable glucan endo-1,3-beta-glucosidase A6 isoform X2 — protein sequence MVPNALIPNISKSQYFSDQWVKTNVVPYYSDVKIRYLLVGNEILTNPDTGTWFNLVPAMRRIKISLTRHNIRKIKVGTPSAINVLESSFPPSNGTFRPDISGTVIKPMLQFLNRTKSFFFIDFYPFFAWSENAHNISLEYALFNAQNVTYTDPGTNLTYTNLFDQMFDAVVFAMKRLGYPGIRVFIAETGWPNGGDFEQLGANIYNSATYNRNVVKKLTTIPAIGTPAQPGVVIPAFIFSLYNENQKPGPGTERQFGLYYPNGTEVFEIDLSGKTPLSGYKKPLPLPTNNEPYKGKLWCIVAKEANRSAVKDALAWACSQGNTTCDEIQPGKGCYKPVSLFWHASYAFSSYWAEFKKIGGVCSFNGLATTTVKDPSFGQCKFPSVTL from the exons ATGGTCCCTAACGCACTCATACCCAACATCTCCAAGAGCCAATATTTCTCAGACCAGTGGGTTAAAACCAATGTTGTCCCTTACTACTCCGATGTCAAAATCCGATATCTCCTCGTCGGAAACGAAATCCTcaccaatcctgacacgggtaCATGGTTCAACCTCGTACCTGCCATGCGTCGAATCAAGATTTCCTTAACAAGACACAACATCCGCAAAATCAAAGTGGGCACTCCATCAGCAATCAACGTTCTTGAATCTTCGTTTCCACCGTCAAACGGCACGTTTCGTCCAGACATTTCGGGTACGGTCATTAAACCGATGCTGCAATTCTTGAACCGGaccaagtctttttttttcattgacttCTACCCTTTTTTCGCTTGGTCCGAAAACGCACATAACATCAGTTTAGAGTACGCTCTTTTTAATGCCCAGAATGTAACCTATACGGACCCGGGTACAAACTTGACCTACACAAACCTCTTTGACCAAATGTTTGACGCTGTCGTTTTTGCGATGAAACGCCTCGGGTATCCGGGTATTCGGGTTTTTATAGCAGAAACGGGCTGGCCAAATGGTGGAGATTTTGAACAATTAGGAGCCAATATTTACAACTCTGCCACGTACAATCGCAACGTTGTAAAAAAGCTAACCACAATACCCGCAATCGGCACCCCAGCCCAGCCCGGTGTGGTCATACCCGCTTTCATCTTTTCGTTGTACAACGAGAACCAAAAACCAGGTCCGGGAACGGAGCGACAATTTGGGCTGTATTATCCGAATGGGACAGAAGTGTTCGAGATTGATTTGAGTGGGAAGACACCGCTTTCGGGGTATAAAAAGCCGTTGCCGTTGCCAACCAATAATGAGCCTTATAAAGGGAAGCTATGGTGTATTGTGGCTAAGGAAGCCAATAGGAGCGCAGTGAAAGATGCCTTAGCATGGGCCTGTTCACAGGGGAACACAACCTGTGACGAGATCCAACCCGGGAAAGGGTGTTATAAACCGGTTTCATTGTTTTGGCACGCGAGTTATGCGTTTAGCTCGTATTGGGCCGAGTTTAAGAAGATTGGCGGGGTCTGCTCTTTCAACGGGCTGGCTACAACGACGGTTAAGGACCCAA GTTTTGGACAGTGCAAGTTCCCAAGTGTAACTCTTTGA
- the LOC133690849 gene encoding probable glucan endo-1,3-beta-glucosidase A6 isoform X1, producing the protein MGPVAAIHVFIFALLISISGAVISSEVGINYGQLGNNLPSPSRSVELIKTLKAKRVKIYDANPDILKSLKNTDIQVSIMVPNALIPNISKSQYFSDQWVKTNVVPYYSDVKIRYLLVGNEILTNPDTGTWFNLVPAMRRIKISLTRHNIRKIKVGTPSAINVLESSFPPSNGTFRPDISGTVIKPMLQFLNRTKSFFFIDFYPFFAWSENAHNISLEYALFNAQNVTYTDPGTNLTYTNLFDQMFDAVVFAMKRLGYPGIRVFIAETGWPNGGDFEQLGANIYNSATYNRNVVKKLTTIPAIGTPAQPGVVIPAFIFSLYNENQKPGPGTERQFGLYYPNGTEVFEIDLSGKTPLSGYKKPLPLPTNNEPYKGKLWCIVAKEANRSAVKDALAWACSQGNTTCDEIQPGKGCYKPVSLFWHASYAFSSYWAEFKKIGGVCSFNGLATTTVKDPSFGQCKFPSVTL; encoded by the exons ATGGGGCCGGTAGCAGCCATTCATGTCTTCATTTTCGCTCTCTTGATTTCCATTTCCG GTGCAGTGATTTCCAGCGAGGTGGGCATAAACTACGGCCAGCTAGGAAACAATCTCCCATCTCCTTCAAGGTCAGTGGAGCTTATCAAAACTCTCAAAGCCAAGCGAGTCAAAATCTACGATGCCAATCCAGACATTCTCAAATCTCTCAAAAACACCGACATCCAGGTCTCCATTATGGTCCCTAACGCACTCATACCCAACATCTCCAAGAGCCAATATTTCTCAGACCAGTGGGTTAAAACCAATGTTGTCCCTTACTACTCCGATGTCAAAATCCGATATCTCCTCGTCGGAAACGAAATCCTcaccaatcctgacacgggtaCATGGTTCAACCTCGTACCTGCCATGCGTCGAATCAAGATTTCCTTAACAAGACACAACATCCGCAAAATCAAAGTGGGCACTCCATCAGCAATCAACGTTCTTGAATCTTCGTTTCCACCGTCAAACGGCACGTTTCGTCCAGACATTTCGGGTACGGTCATTAAACCGATGCTGCAATTCTTGAACCGGaccaagtctttttttttcattgacttCTACCCTTTTTTCGCTTGGTCCGAAAACGCACATAACATCAGTTTAGAGTACGCTCTTTTTAATGCCCAGAATGTAACCTATACGGACCCGGGTACAAACTTGACCTACACAAACCTCTTTGACCAAATGTTTGACGCTGTCGTTTTTGCGATGAAACGCCTCGGGTATCCGGGTATTCGGGTTTTTATAGCAGAAACGGGCTGGCCAAATGGTGGAGATTTTGAACAATTAGGAGCCAATATTTACAACTCTGCCACGTACAATCGCAACGTTGTAAAAAAGCTAACCACAATACCCGCAATCGGCACCCCAGCCCAGCCCGGTGTGGTCATACCCGCTTTCATCTTTTCGTTGTACAACGAGAACCAAAAACCAGGTCCGGGAACGGAGCGACAATTTGGGCTGTATTATCCGAATGGGACAGAAGTGTTCGAGATTGATTTGAGTGGGAAGACACCGCTTTCGGGGTATAAAAAGCCGTTGCCGTTGCCAACCAATAATGAGCCTTATAAAGGGAAGCTATGGTGTATTGTGGCTAAGGAAGCCAATAGGAGCGCAGTGAAAGATGCCTTAGCATGGGCCTGTTCACAGGGGAACACAACCTGTGACGAGATCCAACCCGGGAAAGGGTGTTATAAACCGGTTTCATTGTTTTGGCACGCGAGTTATGCGTTTAGCTCGTATTGGGCCGAGTTTAAGAAGATTGGCGGGGTCTGCTCTTTCAACGGGCTGGCTACAACGACGGTTAAGGACCCAA GTTTTGGACAGTGCAAGTTCCCAAGTGTAACTCTTTGA
- the LOC133692084 gene encoding probable glucan endo-1,3-beta-glucosidase A6 — protein sequence MMGLGFVPIFSLALLVSISSAEISNKVGINYGQLGNNLPSPSESVKLIKSLKAKRVKIYDANPDILKSLKDTDIQVSIMIPNELIQNISKSQSLSDHWVKTNVVPYYSDVKIRYLLVGNEILTNPDTGTWFNLVPAMRRIKASLKTHKIKKIKVGTTSAINVLESSFPPSNGTFRSDISGPIIKPMLRFLDRTKSFFFIDVYPYFAWADNHQNINLDYALFKAKNLTYTDPGTNLTYTNLLDQMLDAVVFAMKRLGYPDVRIFIAETGWPNDGDIDQIGANIYNSATFNRNVIKKLTTEPAIGTPARPGWVIPSIIFALYNENQKPGPGTERHFGLLYPNGTKIYEIDLSGDTPLSEYKKPLPAPTNNEPYKGKIWCMVAKGVNETAVGDALSYACSQGNKTCDAIQTGKECYKPDSLFWHASYAFSSYWAQFKKSGGTCSFNGLATMTPKDPSFGHCKFPGVTL from the exons ATGATGGGGTTAGGTTTTGTCCCCATCTTCAGTCTTGCTCTCTTAGTTTCCATTTCAA GTGCAGAGATCTCTAACAAGGTGGGCATAAACTACGGTCAGCTAGGAAACAATCTCCCATCTCCTTCAGAGTCAGTGAAGCTAATCAAATCTCTCAAAGCCAAACGAGTCAAGATCTATGATGCCAATCCAGACATCCTTAAATCCCTCAAAGacaccgacatccaagtttccATTATGATCCCTAACGAACTCATACAAAACATCTCCAAAAGCCAATCTCTCTCGGACCACTGGGTTAAAACCAATGTCGTCCCTTACTACTCCGATGTCAAAATCCGATATCTCCTCGTCGGGAACGAAATCCTCACAAATCCTGACACGGGCACATGGTTCAACCTTGTACCTGCCATGCGCCGAATCAAAGCTTCCTTAAAAACCCACaagatcaaaaaaatcaaagtcggCACCACGTCTGCCATAAACGTTCTCGAGTCTTCATTCCCACCATCGAATGGCACGTTCCGGTCCGATATCTCCGGCCCGATAATTAAACCGATGTTGCGATTCTTGGACCGGACCAAATCGTTCTTTTTCATCGATGTCTACCCTTATTTCGCCTGGGCCGATAACCAccaaaacatcaatttagacTACGCTCTTTTCAAAGCCAAGAACCTAACATACACCGACCCGGGTACAAACTTAACCTACACCAACCTCTTAGACCAGATGTTAGACGCTGTCGTTTTTGCGATGAAACGGCTCGGGTATCCGGACGTTCGTATTTTTATTGCTGAAACGGGTTGGCCTAACGATGGAGATATTGACCAAATCGGAGCAAATATTTACAACTCAGCCACTTTCAATCGCAATGTGATAAAAAAACTCACAACAGAACCCGCAATCGGAACCCCAGCCCGACCCGGTTGGGTCATACCCAGTATCATCTTCGCCCTGTATAACGAGAACCAGAAACCGGGTCCGGGTACGGAGCGACATTTCGGATTATTGTACCCAAATGGGACCAAAATCTACGAGATTGATCTCAGTGGAGACACGCCGTTATCAGAGTACAAAAAGCCCTTGCCGGCTCCGACCAATAACGAGCCATATAAAGGGAAGATATGGTGCATGGTTGCTAAAGGAGTCAACGAGACTGCAGTGGGAGATGCGTTATCATATGCTTGCTCGCAGGGGAATAAAACTTGTGACGCGATCCAGACCGGAAAGGAGTGTTATAAGCCGGATTCGTTGTTTTGGCATGCGAGTTATGCGTTTAGTTCGTATTGGGCCCAGTTTAAGAAAAGTGGCGGGACCTGCTCCTTCAACGGGTTAGCTACGATGACGCCTAAGGATCCAA GTTTTGGACATTGCAAGTTCCCAGGTGTAACTCTTTGA